The Episyrphus balteatus chromosome 4, idEpiBalt1.1, whole genome shotgun sequence genome includes a window with the following:
- the LOC129917750 gene encoding mitochondrial translation release factor in rescue has product MAVFYKSTIIQTILRNTLVNSYRFKATLDYSRFPKLIESELEETFVRGSGPGGQATNKTSNCVQLRHIPTNIVVKCHIHRVAYRNREEARKILLNKLDLLYNGEYSIEMQKKAIDGRKSSEKNRRQKKLAEMKEKWKEREQSTDE; this is encoded by the coding sequence atggcCGTATTTTATAAATCTACAATCATCCAAACAATTCTTCGCAACACCTTAGTTAATAGTTATCGTTTTAAAGCCACTCTCGATTACTCAAGATTTCCAAAACTAATTGAATCAGAATTAGAGGAAACTTTTGTTCGAGGAAGTGGACCTGGAGGACAAGCAACCAACAAGACATCAAACTGTGTCCAGCTCCGTCATATACCAACCAATATTGTCGTCAAGTGTCACATCCACAGAGTTGCATATCGAAATAGAGAAGAAGCTCGAAAGATTTTACTAAACAAATTGGATCTTCTCTATAATGGTGAGTACTCAattgaaatgcaaaaaaaggctATCGATGGTCGAAAGTCAAGCGAGAAAAATCGGCGACAAAAAAAACTAGCCGAAATGAAAGAAAAGTGGAAAGAGCGCGAACAGTCAACTGATGAATAA
- the LOC129917742 gene encoding RING-type E3 ubiquitin-protein ligase PPIL2 — MGKRQHQKDKMYLTYTEWSELYGGKKTESAENEHIKFKRLPFDHCCITMIPFEIPYSDKDGNVFELQAIIDFLKMFKINPITGKPQDAKALVPLKFHKNSDGDYHCPALFKPFTKNSHIVAVAVTGNVFSWEAIEQLNIKTKNWKDLVDDTPFLRKDLITIQDPQHLEKFDISKFHHIKKNLRVLTEDEISDKLMGSKGRIKSMNLETKETLAQLEKDYQPAAETAVAEKKLVDKFNAAHFSTGAVAASFTSTAMVPVSNHEAARIDDDTVKYERVKKKGYVRITTNFGPLNFEIHCDTVPKASENFIKHCSNGYYDDTILHRSIRNFMIQGGDPTGTGTGGTSIWNKKFEDEFRPNLSHTGRGILSMANSGPNTNSSQFFITYRSCRHLDGKHTIFGKLVGGMETLNEMEKIEVDNKDRPITDIVVQKVQVFVDPFQEAEEELARERAEEAAKEVKIVTEVAKQKRMNEKLKVYREGVGKYLDLNSLKEKMKASTSSTSTLVTLGAPPKKRKESNSQFGDFKSW, encoded by the exons ATGGGTAAACGACAGCATCAAAAGGACAAAAT GTATCTGACCTACACTGAATGGTCAGAATTGTATGGCGGAAAGAAAACCGAATCCGCCGAAAATGAACACATCAAATTCAAGCGTCTTCCCTTCGACCACTGCTGCATAACAATGATACCCTTTGAAATTCCTTATAGCGACAAAGATGGCAATGTCTTTGAACTCCAAGCAATCATTGATTTCCTTAAGATGTTTAAGATTAATCCAATCACTGGCAAACCCCAAGATGCCAAAGCCTTGGTTCcattgaaatttcacaagaattccGATGGCGACTATCATTGTCCGGCTTTGTTCAAACCATTTACAAAGAATTCCCATATTGTAGCCGTCGCTGTCACAGGCAATGTCTTCTCCTGGGAAGCAATTGAACaattaaatatcaaaacaaagaaCTGGAAGGATCTAGTCGATGATACTCCCTTTTTGCGAAAAGACTTAATAACCATTCAAGATCCGCAGCACTTGGAAAAGTTTgatatttcgaaatttcatcatATAAAGAAGAATCTACGGGTTTTAACTGAAGATGAAATTTCAGACAAACTCATGGGTTCCAAAGGTCGTATCAAGTCGATGAATTTGGAAACTAAAGAAACATTGGCTCAGTTGGAAAAAGACTATCAGCCAGCTGCTGAGACTGCAGTTGCAGAAAAGAAACTTGTTGATAAATTCAATGCAGCTCATTTTTCTACGGGAGCTGTGGCTGCTAGTTTTACATCGACAGCCATGGTTCCAGTGTCTAATCATGAAGCAGCACGAATTGATGATGATACTGTCAAGTATGAACGAGTTAAGAAGAAGGGTTATGTTAGGATAACTACGAATTTtggacctctgaattttgagaTTCATTGTGATACGGTTCCGAAGGCGAgcgaaaattttattaaacattgTTCGAATGGATATTATGATGACACTATTTTACATCGATCTATAAGGAATTTTATG ATCCAAGGTGGAGACCCAACTGGAACTGGAACAGGTGGAACTTCCATATGGAACAAAAAATTTGAAGACGAATTCCGCCCAAATCTATCCCATACAGGACGTGGCATTCTCTCAATGGCGAATTCAGGACCCAATACTAACTCTTCTCAATT TTTCATAACGTACCGATCCTGCCGTCATTTAGATGGAAAACATACAATTTTTGGCAAACTTGTCGGTGGCATGGAGACACtaaatgaaatggaaaaaatcGAAGTCGACAACAAAGATCGTCCAATAACGGATATTGTAGTTCAAAAAGTTCAAGTATTTGTTGATCCATTTCAAGAAGCTGAAGAGGAATTAGCTCGTGAACGAGCCGAAGAAGCAGCGAAAGAAGTGAAAATAGTAACTGAAGttgcaaaacaaaaacgaaTGAATGAGAAGCTCAAAGTGTACAGAGAAGGTGTGGGAAAATATTTGGATTTAAATAGCCTTAAAGAGAAAATGAAAGCTTCAACTAGTTCAACATCGACTTTAGTCACTCTAGGTGCTCCACCGAAGAAACGAAAAGAAAGCAACTCTCAGTTTGGAGATTTCAAATCCTggtag